The DNA sequence AGACATTGTCTCCTCCACACTGACTACCCTGTAAGGATGGAATGTGGGACATAACTCTTCAACAAGTTACATAATTCATGTAATACCATTAATACATATTGTCATATTATCAGAGAGGGCTCATAGCATGGGCTCTTACTCTTTGCCTTCCAGCTGTGTCCTTAACTGGTTGATGTAATGATGTCTCTCTGCTGTAGCCTGCCTTTTCACTAAACCAAGGAACTGACCATGATTCCCATCTGTATCCTGGAGTAGAAAGATATTTTAGGTGGTATAATTAAGACTTAAATTATGGTGTATTATGAAATATCCTAATTTGACCACTTTGGTATCAGCGAAAGGAAGATAATTTACCAGAGATTTAGATTCTAAACCACACACCAGAAACCACTGCAGGCCATGAGAGGCATTTGTAGGTGCAGAACAATAGTTTAATGCGACATGGCATGTTTAAGAGCTCACCTCTGTGTACAGCCTCTGATAAGCAATGCTTCCTTCACTGGTCTCCAGTTCTGACTGAGCAGCCACCACCAGCTCCTCTATATCCTGATCTCCTTTCAGCGGGAAAGCTGTCCTCAGAGCCTCTCTGGAAATCAGCAGTTTCTTATGCACAATTATTCAAATCCAAGGCAACACACCAAACAAGGTCATCAGATGTTCTACTTTTTCTACTTCATGCAGCAAATGATTCTAAACAGTTTAAATGAATTAGTAGTAGTTTCCCAGATCAAGAAACTTACCCTAATTCTAAAGCATTCCAGATTTTTTCAGAGGTGAATCAGGATGGGCATTAcaatttagttcagttctaGGCTTAATTTGTGTCCAGGAAACCAGCTCGTCATGCATTAATATGCATCTTAATATCACCCTCACCTGAATTCAGCTGCAGTGAGCAAACCACTCTCAGTGCTGTCACTTTGTATGAGCACCTTAAGCAGGTTAGACAGTAGTTGGGTCTGGCCATGGTACAAACTCTCATGCACCTGGCACACATAAAAGCAAAGCTAAGTCATATAGCCAAGCCTTAATCTCCATTTTTAGTCCTATACAATTAACTAtggattcatttattaataaaaataattcagcACTTTATTGGACTATTTAGAAAAGTGGACAAAGTGATTTGCTTCAGGTTTAGGGACCAACCTTGTTGGTGAGTATGTCATAGAAGAGGCTGATAAAGTCATCTTTTAGGTTGCACTTAATGCTGTCCAGCAAGCTGTAGACCCACTCTCCTGCCTGCCCTCCATGCTGTCTTTCCATATACTGGTGTAGAAACTCCTTCAGATCACTGCGGTCATCCAACTTGTTGGAAAGGCACACCACCAAGAAATACATTATCACCTGCATTCATTTATTAGACAACTTCCTAAGTCAGTGGCTCTGAACTAACTACCTTCTCATCTTCAGATGCTTTCTCCCTCCATATGTCTTTTATAATTCTGACAACATCAGCTTTTCGTAGCCTGAGGTTCCTCAGCTGCCCCTCGTAGCGCAGGTAGATGGGAACATCACTGGAGGTACCCTGGGAAGACAAAGCAGGTCTTTATTGGAAGCCTGGTCCTGTGAAAAGCAAATCCAAGATGTGAACTGTAACAAATGTTGCAGGGAGTAATTTTACGAGGTGGGTTCTTACCATTCCAGAGAAGAACTCCTTCTGCTGCAAGCCCATGCTGTTCAACTCCTCCAACAGGATCTCCAGCCTTTTCTTGCTGGACTGGCCCTCAAAGATCTCAGACCAACGTTCCCTGCTACCAAGCACGTCTTAAAACATGTGGGGTTACACAAACAAAACAGTAACAGTCAATGCACTGCAGTATCAATAGGCctacaggaaaaaagaaaaacactgattagccataacattattattatacatattgtGTAGGACCCTCCTtgtaccaccaaaacagctttgacccatcaaggcatgtactccacaagacctctaaaatgttagcaacagatcctgtaagtcctgtaagctgcaaggtggggcctccaaggatcacatcaatgaaccttgggcacccatgagcCTGGCACCAGTTCATGAGTTCTCCTTacatggagcacttttggtaggtacttacCACTGCACATCAGAAAAGACCTACAGTTTTTGAAATGCTCTAAACCAAGTAATATAGCCATCACAATGTGCCccctgtcaaagtggctcaggtcCTTATGCTTGCTAATTTTGGTTTCAACACAAAAACTTCAAAAACTAAGAGTTTACTTGCTTGTccaatatatcccaccccttgacaggtacCACTGTAACAAAACATTGAGATATCGATAGATATATATCAGTGATATTTGGGTCACCTGccagcagtgttaatgttatggctgatcattgtATTTTGGAATATAGTGTCAAATTATtcaaaaaaagtaaacaaaatgtattggaatataaaataaatgtctgTATGGAGTGAATAATACTAGTACACAAATGTCTACCTGCACATTGCTCCCAGTGTGGTCTAGGAGTGGAGGCCTCTTGGAAAACCTCTAGTTCCTTCTGAAGACTGTCTTTTTGCAAGCTGACCTGGCGATGTACGTCTAGCAGTGCGTCATATTCTGACTTCATTTGGTCAAAGTCGGTTTGTGAAGTCTCCAGCTGCAACAGGGAATTTAGATCTGTGTCAAAATGTTGAACTGTGATGGCTGATTTACACATTGTTGATATAACTAAAATCTTTGGGCTTTGTCTGATAGTTTTTCCATATTAAGCAAATTTATTTTATGGCTGGAAAGTATTCATTCACATATACAGTACCGTTGACTGTAACTGTTGGTGATGATGTATATAACGTGCAGTTATTTACACCAACAAGATTCCTTTTAAAGGTAGAAAGCATTCCTATATGTATGTCCACCAACAGCTAGCTTTCATCTGTCCCTTTAATTTGTGATGCCTAAATGTGCGTTTAAAACAGCCATgtcaaagcagcattatgcgagattTGGTATTTCTTGCCACTGAGCTCCACCCAACAGTCGAAAAGTGTTATTCATGCTTTGAGCTACCCCTAATCTAGAGTATCTGCATTAAAAGGGACAGAATAATGTGGACTGATACAGTAGTATTCAAGCTTTTAGACAAATTTGAATATTAGATTTGATTATTTTGGCGAgcgttgtcctgcctgcttcactaCAAGTTACATTGCGCATCTAGCAGTGTATCGAGTACAGAGTAGCTGAAATTGAGACACTATTCTTCCTATTAACAAGTCTGTGGAGCATTAGCAagcttttgaagctgttattttaaggggTAAAGGGTAAGATTGGTAGAATAGGGAATAGGGTGCTTTAAGTAAGATTGGTAAAATTGTAAAGTGGGTCACATGAAGCACTGCCTCATACTGTACCTTTAATAGGTTCTCCTTGTACATGCGGTCTAGATTCTCCCAGTCTCTACGAGGAACAACATCTCCATACTCCGCATGTAAGCGGTTAAGCTCCACCTGGGCCTTGGTTAGATCCTCTCTGCAAACTTTTAGAGCCAGCTTCACAGTTACAGGATCCTCAGGTTGCACCTctaaaagaaaaggaaagaatgAGAAAGGAACAACCTACTGTCTTCGTCACTGACTCACTGTCTTTATCAAACACCTACGAATGAATTCACTCCAACAACGTTTGATCAAACTCTAGACTGGCTTCTTCCAACTGTGATCAATGACTCATAGTGCCTCTGTGTACCCAAAagcatctgattctgattcagataCTGATTCTCAGGATTATCTGTTATACGATATTGCTGACCGTCACCATCATGGGCCATGTCCGGATCCTCCTCTGGGTTGTAGCTTACGCTGCTaatattggcaattagcaactTGCGGGCATCATGTTCATCCCTGTATTGCAGATACTGCACTGCTAGTTCCTCCTTTAGGCGGTAAACCTGTGAAGGAGCCGAAATAGAAGGTATGAATCAATGCAGCGTACATCCAGTAAACAACATTCTAGTAGTTGTAGTTAAGGCATGTGTTACAGCCCTGTAATCTCATGCTGTGGATGTTGGATGCCTGATTAGATTTTGGACTGTTCAGTTGTGGTCAGAACACTTATCCAGCACATGAATCGaataatcaaattaaaaaaaaaaactcattggAGATTTTCGGTGAAAAATACCATACAGTACACCTAATATTTGGTAAAACAAGCTTCTGGCaaaattctggttggatatttgaccactttGTTTGGCACATTTTAATGAAATTTTCCTAGTGGCTTATGTGTTAGCCTACATTATCCATTCCACCTTTGATGCGTGTCTGGGGTCAGTGTCCTGTTGGAGCACCTAATTGTGTCCCACGTTCAACCTTTTAGCTGACGGTTTTAGGTTTTACTGaggaattctgaggtagtcctaCCTGCACtgttccatccactttgtgcaatgtaccaggCCCCAGAACATGATACTACCACTACCAAGCAGTTCACTTGGTATCCTCTAAACATAAAGATTCTCTAATCGTTGTGGCCAAACAACTTAATCATTGTCTCCTCTGTCCCCCACTTTCCTACAGAAGGCATGTTTCTTGTCTGTGTTGTCAACTGCAAACTAGTCAAGCTTGAAGGTGTTGATTTTGGAACAGGGGCTTCTTTCTTGTACACTAGCTTCTCTGTCTGGTTTGACCGTAGACAGGGACACTGGTGGGTTTGTGCCTTAGATTAGGTTGGTTCCTTACATCCGAagggtgacagtttgggtctaCTTTCAAGCCTTGGCAAAGTTTTTACACCTCAGAAATAACTAGTATTGAActgatcttggaatctgcatTTGTGTAGGAATGTTGCATTAagctccttggactttcccatttTAATGTGTGTTGGTCAAACCAATGAGAGCTGTCGAACCCCTTTTTATGTGGACACAGAGAacctaccagctgtagtcaatcatgaacACAGAAAGCTAAGAAGTCTTGGCCTGGGCAAGTTAAAAAACACTGTGGAATTTTCAGGACCGCTGAATTAATAATATCAATGGGCATATGCATATTATTtaccctgtgttgattttagaaaaaagaaatggacCACATTCTAGGAagaattctaataataataagacaaaaaaaaagtcttttagTGGTAGCGGCCGCATAGGTTCAATCAGGCAGCACTACAAATCTTCTCCAAATCCACTTTGTTGGGAAATCCTCAATAAGGTTTGGTAAGTTTCAAAGCCAATAACAGGCTTCTTAAACACCAGTTTACACACAGATCCTAAGACATGTAAGAAATGACAACATGACAAATGATGAAGCAGATCTAACCTGGGTCTGCAAGGCTCTCTGTTCCTCCCTCATGCTCTCAATGACTTGCTGCAAATGCTGGCGCTCCTGTTTTAAAATCCTGAtctcagctctctctttctcccgcAAGCCTAGAACCTTCTTATCACACCGTTCAGACAACAGCACCAACTGGGAACGGAGCGGCTCCAGCTCTCGGATCTGCTCCTGCAAATATGCTGGGACAACAAAGGAAACTTCAGTACAGCTACAAACATTTAGTACTTTTTTTCTACATAAGACTGTTATGTATAATTTGCTTTGTGGATGCCATAGGTTTATTATACTGAGAAGTGTTAGGTAGAGGCTGAGCAAGGACTTCTGGAGGTTGATGCTGTAATTCACATTTGCTTTAATGCTTTGTCAAACTGTCACTTACTGCATAATATCTCTATAAAAATGACCATGAGtgaaaataatttaatatgATTAGTATTTTATAGTCAATTTGTCTGCATTGAGATCTGATTAATTCCTGACATAAATTTTACTGTAATATAATCCTCAATGCTTTACAGCATATTCCCTTTTTATGAGTCTTTTACAGCACCTTTGATTGttctcatttttatttacagcttTCTACCATACTACTTATTATATGACAGTGCACAACACTATCCTTTTAGAATCATTTAACCATTTACAGTCATGGCTAAAAATACTGACACCCCTGCACATATTTTAGAAAATGCACCACTCTTCTCAGATATCTGTCACAGTTACAAATGCTTTGGTGTTGACACCATTTTTACGCTTATTTGGTTTGGTTGCATTGAAACAGCACAAAAAAGGTGAGAATAAAAGTCAAATTCAGAATCATTCCACACAGAACTTCAAAAACGGACTGAACACGAGTACTGGCATccttaataataattgtatttcagtcatgcttctttcatttgtatttatgaCAGCTAATGTGTGCTGGCACATAGAGAAATCACACCTTTAACCAGTTTGAATGGAGAAAAAGTTGCCTCTGTGTTTGCCTCTGTGTACTACACTAAGcatggagaaaagaaagaagagcaaAGAATCATCCGAGGATGTAAGAACCAAAATTATGGAAGAGCATGGACAATCTCAAAGCTACAAGTCAATCTTCTGAGactaacctccctggacgtggacgGAAGAGAAAAACTCATGGAGCATTGCAATGATGGACTACTCAAATGGTGACTAAAGACCCTCAATCAACTTCCTAACAACTTCAAGCTGACCTGCAGACACATGGTACAACTCTGGCACCATCTGAATCAAATGGGACACTATTGTAAGAGATCCAAGAAGAGCCCACTGAACAGCCAGAACTGAGGAAGCCATATTCATTCTGGGAGAATAAccctgtggacagaagagacaagAATATAGCTTTTTGGTAAAGCTATATTGAAGCATTTAAGAAAATGAAACAAGGCCTTTAAagaaaataatgcagtttaaagatattttggggttgttttgctgcttctggCACTGGGTGTCTTGATTATGTGTATGGCACTGTGAAATTTTAAGACTACCAAAAAAATCTTGGAGCGCAGTATAGGGCCCAGTGTCAGATAGCTGGGTCTCCAGTTGGAAGGGTGCTCCAATATTCCAGTAGAGAGGTATATGAAACTTTAAGACAACGCACTGGAAAGATCTGAAGTGGCTAATAATGAGTCCGGATCTACATCCTATATGACACCTGTGGAGAGATCTCAAAACATTGGTTGCGAGAAGGCACCTTTcaaattattcaaattattattatcattattatcaaattattcaaattattattacattgaGGGCACCATTAATTTTGTCTAGTCCATTTCTGGAGTTGACTGTGGAATGATATCAGATTTTACTTTTTATCAGCTTTTATATTATcgaatattatatttttttaagcaaaatTCATACATACCTAGAGTGATGTCATATTCATTCTTGACGGCACACAACAGCGGCTTGTATGTTTTAAAGTCCTCAATAAAATAGTCAAAAACTTCCCGGTACACCTTTAAAGGATCAACACTATTACTGAACAGCAAGAGGCATTTCAGTGAACGTGGATTCTTCTTCATGTATGTCATGCATACTTTATTACATCATAAAATTTGAAAACAAAACTTAGCACCCTGCTTTCAATAAAGATGTGTTATATAGATGTTACATATGTACTAAAGTGTAAACCTGAAGCTTGCGCTCCTGGAGTTTGGGGCTGAGCGGGTCCAGAGCTGTCAGCTCTCTCTTCAGATAGCACTCGAGTTGTTCCAGGAACCGCGGCTTTGGTACGGGTCCTCCAAATTCATCACTGCATCTACAGCACGTTTTGCAGTTCAAAGCACAAGGCACTCAGACAATAATGACAATAACTGCTAAACAATAAGCTGCTAAACTCCCTTTTTACTCTGCTttggtttatatgtgtgttaTGTCATTACAGTGCTTGCAAAGTTAAGTATTGTTATTGCTTCTTATTATTCTTCCAGGATCAATAACTGAAGAAGAACTGATTAGAAACTTTGTTGTGTAGGTCTACAAAGTGCAGCGGCTCTTTTCTATAATGACAAGCCAACCTAAAGTTAGGTCACAAACTTTCTCTTTCTAAACTACgttacatttctttttcttttattatttcacatttatgttatttttttgctttgcaAGCACTGATATTTCCTTCAGTAAATGCATATCTAGTTTGTTATGGAATTAGAAATTGAGAAATTGAGGTACAACCAATTAGCTTTTTTGTGAGCTCTGAGTTTTCCAATTTCTCAGTTCAGAATAAGCTGCATATTTGCATATGTAGCTTTGAAGCAAATAATGTGTTATTTTTGGGGTTTTATTTTTTCAGTAACATATAGTTTATACTTAATAAATCTATActttataataaatgtatacattatacattatttttatttatattttacattatttatacagtatacattattttagaatatttatgaagataaacaataaaaaaatattccaCCCCTTGTTTTCCCTTTTATTGCCTTTAAAAATGGATCAATGGTTAATATAATTTGACCTTTTTGACtagaattaaatattaaataaatgcattaaaatatatatatttatgtaatatatattgtataatatatattcataataaataaaaaaaaatacataatgcAAAATAAGTGACTGCATAAGCATTCACCTTTAAATAGACTAATGTAATTTAACAGTGGTTCAGGTGCTAGTAGTCTAGCTAACAGTAGTCTAGTTAACAGCTGCTAGTAGTTTTGCAATTAGTGAAATGGAGGTCACCTGAGTGCACtgaatgtgtctcaagtgaGTGTAGTATAAAGACATCAGTCTGAAAGGTCCAGTCACTGATTGATTAGTATTTATGACTATAGATACACCATGAGGCCAAAAGAACTCTCCACACTACTCAGAGAAAGGTTATTGAAGAGTATAGGCcagggaggccaccaagacacctattttacatcatatatttttattttataactgacattactttgtagaaataTGCTTTTGCCATAAAAAGCCAGATTATGTGGACTAAGATGcaatttataaaagcaataaaagggggaAACATCCAAGGGGTGAATTTTTTTATAGGCAACGAATGACTGCTTTCATGACATTCATGACATACCCATGATGCCTGTTCACTCCAGACAAAGGGTCTTTTTGCAGGACAATCTGAGAGGAGACATGGGCAGGCCAGGTTGAAAGATAGCCAGGTTTATCAGCACCTTTACTCTGAAAGATATGACATACATTTAAGGGCTGAgtgacacagacagacagaaccgAAGGAGTTCAATGCCATGGCAAGTTAGTGCATGTGTATATTCAAAGGCAACCTACTCTGAGTAACACTGAAGCTGGCTTTACTTGCCGTCGGGCCCCTTTGCCTGATGAAGTCCTGGAACAAAGGAGGTGCTTACTTTCAACACTTTCAGTCAGACACAGTATAAGAACAACATTAGCCAACTGTGGAGTGTGAGGTATTGACTGATGCTACTGACAAAGAGACAGCTTGCAGCTTAGCTTGCAACATTAGCGGTAGCTTGGCCAACAGTCAGTGTCACACCCTATTTGTTAGTTATGAATAATTTCATTTTTACAAACAGCGCTGTGTTTGTAATACACAAagaaatacattatatgtccaaatgtttgtggacaccccttttgatgaatgcattcagctactttgaggtgcacccattgttgaTGCAGTGCAAatgtacccacacacacatcttatCTTGTACCTGTAGTGAAGTACTTCCAAAAGAATAGGAACAAATAAACTCTCTGGACTCTTTggaacaaataaatatgaaccctattgacaccatggaatgatggtgctccatccaatacttttgggaagagttggggatgaggtggagtggcgATCATCAAACATCTCACTTATGttcatgttgctgaatgcaatcaaattctcacagcaatacGCCAAAATCTAGCTAGTAGGAAGAGTTCCCTTGgtgtcagaagaaacaatgaatgatcaggtgtcccaatacttttgttcacataatgtagCGTTCAGCGATACTGAAGAAACACGTTTGAACATTTGCTGGACGTTGCTCTTATCTAAGCTAGCGCTATATTTATCCTTGCCTTCCAGGCGCCGACAGAGGCGGCAATCGTGCACCCTTCATTGTCGACATGCAGAGACGGATTACTTAAAAAACACTTCTCTTCACTTTAACAGAACCTCACGGCGCggcattgttgttgtttataagTGGTTACCATGGTAGCCAAGGACCCCAAACGGACCTCGTTTTGAACGGGGGCCGTAGCGTGCCTGATTTAAAAAAAGCGATTCACTGTAGGTGACGAGAACGTCCGTCAGCTTCTAGCTGGCTTTCCCTTTCAATTCAGTTCGAATACAAATATGCTTCTCTTGTACGACGCATCAGCGCGGGAGCAACGCCAATACTCGGGTCTTGACTTCATATTCCATCAAGGCAACTCTTTCCACGCCCATACATTTCACACATGATCCACAGCCTTGTTTTTCTGAGTCTGCTTTGCCGAGTTTGGACAGAGTGTACAGCGTCCTGAACAAAAGCATTCGATTCACGTACTAGTTAGCTATCAATCCTCCAGTGGTTATAAACGAGAAATCTAATTAAGACATATTTCTCTACATTGACCGTCAATAAAAGCAAACATTGTTAATATGACGTCACTGAAATCCAAGAATAGTGTTACTAAAATATCGCGTGTGTCGGATGCAAACGTTGCCTCGTTGCGATTAAAAACGAGGGCTTCGCGATGCGCCAGATCTGCACCAAATGCTCCGTGGTTCTTGCGCTCATAATGCTTGGCAAGACATAAGGATTAATATGATCTCTGTTACATAAAGAGTTGTGCTGTACTTAGTGGAAGCAGTTGTGCGTGAAATTGTTGCCCTGGACGCAAGAGAAATTATACTGCCTGTCGAAAGAtccaaaatacaaatattgGCTTGTCGTCGAAGCGCCtggcaaataaacagaaaaggcACTGTGGACGAACACTGATTAATTCCTATAACTACATGTTCTAGGCTGTGACTTCACTCTCTGTCGTTTTCATATCTTCTTATTTGTGGGGGCTGTAGTTTCGCTCTCTCCGGTGTGCGCTCGGTGTGGGTTGCGGAGGGTCGTATTTTGAACCACACTACCCACATGCCTCTGCGCGGTCGACTGTAGAGCGTTGCTTATCCGGGGATATCgctactgctgctgtttctgctcAGTCCATCGCTCTCCCCCTTTTTTAGCGGATTGACACAACAGGGTAGGAATTAGGAGAAGACAAACAAGGGGAAAATGGCAGATCTTGGAGCGGGGAGCCTGCTGCCAGGGGATTCTGCCTCAAACGACCAAGAGCAAGAGCTGAACGAGCGTTTGAAGCGGCTGTACCCGGCCGTGAACGAGGAAGAGACCCCGTTACCCCGATCCTGGAGCCCCAAGGATAAGTACAGCTACATCGGGCTCTCGCAGAACAATCTGCGGGTGCATTACAAAGGTACACAGACGTGACAGCAACTCTCCAACGCTGTTTCGGCCGTCGGCTTTCGGGCCTCGGCCGCCCCACGGGCAGCTTGTGTGTTGttaggagtgtgtttgtgtatgtgtatcgCGTCTCCTCGATCTAGTCCGAGCTGCTTTTTCCGTCCCTCTGCTTTGTTTCAAAAGAGGAAAGAGGAATCAGCCCGAACGGGTGACAGATTACAGCAAAACACGTCTCTCCGCTCGGCTAGCGACAGCGGCTAGCTGGTTAGCTGAGGTGTAGCTACCGTGTTTAGACAGCAGTGCTTGTTTGACCATAAAGCCAGcgagctaactaactaactccAGTATTGCAGTATTTACTTTTAGCGCTGACTTGCTACATCGGAGACGTTGTAAGCCATACTAAGCTTGTGTGTTTACTTAAACGAGTTCTACTTATAGCTAGATATTTTTACTAGCTGGCGCTAACTTCCAGAATCCAAAGCTACACCTATTGCGGTAATACAGGTATCTAGCTCTCAATGCAGATCCAGTCGAAATGTTTGatgaatgctagctagctaatgtctCGTTTGTGGGTGTTTTTAGCATTCGAGGCAGGAAGGTTGGGCGGCTTTCTGCTTGCCTTGTTCTCACCTATAGCCCTGTCGCAACAGGCCGAACACCTTAAACGAGCAGAATCAACTTTTAGCTGTTATTTTCTGGATGatttagatagataggtagatagtgCTACATATTTAGCAAGCACTAGCAAACCGGGCAGAGtgtttagttagttagctagcactaACTGCCTATACGCTGTACGCGGCCGTACTGATGGAAATAGGATGATCTCTCGATTGGGAAATGCTGTCTGTTTTATGTCATTTGGACTCAGCCAGCTCTGCCGTTCTCCGGCAACACAAAGGCCTTTTAGACTCTGCTAGTAGCAGATGTGCTGTGTTTGGGTCCTGGGCTCTGATGAAACGCAGTGAAACCCTAGCGTTGGTATTCATTATCGGGGTAAGCGGCCCTGCTCGTTGAATACGCTCTCCAGCAGTGAACTCGCTTTGCCCTGCCTGCTGCAATACTGTGAGTTTGGGCTTGCGGTCCTGTTGGGATTTATTATCTTGTTAGAAGGGGTCAAAGCGAGTATTTTAAATGGCAGTAGTGATGATAACCTACGCTCCCCATCAGGACACAATCGCAAGCATAttgaaagcagtcaaaagtcccATTAGAGCAGATCATTCTGTTCCTCATCCATATAAGCAAAACTACTGTCAGATTAGGATGTCCCTGTTTCTGGTCAGATCTAGCTAAGGTTTCAACACGGTTTCTGTTTAATATATGCAGGCATGATTGGTAGGAACAGCGAGAAATGTTCAGACGTCTTACAGCTTACAGCTTACACCGTAAACAGTTGGCACCCTAGGTGGGCCAAATCAGTCCTATTGTGTATGATTATGAACTGCCTGCTGTCCGGCTCTATTGCGGTATTGATTTCCCTACACAATAGAATATCATTGTGTGCAGGGGAGAACTCGTTCATAATAACGAGTGTTTTGACACTCTTGTGCCTGTAGTGAGTGTGAGGTTGAGATCTGACagtggagtgtgtttgtgaagTGTGTATTGCCTTTGATTATTGCTGGCAAAAGCCCCCACTTTGGGCTCTGTCCTTCATCCTAATCTGTCCGTACGCACCCAGTTGTCTCGGCACGTTTATTGGCAGCTGGATTGAACCTGCTACTCCTGCCTCACCCTTGTGATTTCAGTGCTATTTTGGCCAGTGTGCCAGTTTCCGTTTCTCTGGGCTAAATTGAAGCTAATTTGTGCGAGGCCCTGCTTTGTCAAGATAAGAGCTGCCTCAGCTTTAATTGGGAGAGCAGGACGGTGCGGCGGTCAGAGCAAAAAGGCTTTGTTCAAGCTGCGTTTTTCAGCTTTTGTGTTCCAGTCCATGACCAGAGAGTGTAGAGGACAGGGGGCATGGGTTATATGGGAGCTGAGAGGTTGCTGGCTGGGTTTCTTATGTTTTTCACTCTCTGCATTAGTGATTGGAGGCTGGATACTGGACTGGCCTGTGCCGGTCACTTGACCTGAATATACTGTCCTGGTCAGCGGTTAGCTGGATTCCTGAGGCAAATTTGGACAGGAAGTCCATAACTCATTCTAATATTTACTTTTGTGTCCCAGGAACATTTTATACACCAAATTAACACTAAAGAGTCTTCTCCTTATGTTGTTACTATTATAGCTAGCAAGCCATACACTGAGTAATACAAGTAAGAAGGGACA is a window from the Salminus brasiliensis chromosome 13, fSalBra1.hap2, whole genome shotgun sequence genome containing:
- the tsnaxip1 gene encoding translin-associated factor X-interacting protein 1 isoform X4, with protein sequence MLQYSFTKKLYSCLFCPQGYSPRMNMASSVLAVQWALLGSLTIVSHLIQMVPELYHVSAAYLQEQIRELEPLRSQLVLLSERCDKKVLGLREKERAEIRILKQERQHLQQVIESMREEQRALQTQVYRLKEELAVQYLQYRDEHDARKLLIANISSVSYNPEEDPDMAHDGDEVQPEDPVTVKLALKVCREDLTKAQVELNRLHAEYGDVVPRRDWENLDRMYKENLLKLETSQTDFDQMKSEYDALLDVHRQVSLQKDSLQKELEVFQEASTPRPHWEQCADVLGSRERWSEIFEGQSSKKRLEILLEELNSMGLQQKEFFSGMGTSSDVPIYLRYEGQLRNLRLRKADVVRIIKDIWREKASEDEKLDDRSDLKEFLHQYMERQHGGQAGEWVYSLLDSIKCNLKDDFISLFYDILTNKVHESLYHGQTQLLSNLLKVLIQSDSTESGLLTAAEFREALRTAFPLKGDQDIEELVVAAQSELETSEGSIAYQRLYTEDTDGNHGQFLGLVKRQATAERHHYINQLRTQLEGKEVVSVEETMSAFKTIDPTLDSESLYWNLRIAFHTKDLTLHTALLSTEVAIQRLSVANVSRAGPMPQPE
- the tsnaxip1 gene encoding translin-associated factor X-interacting protein 1 isoform X3: MTSSGKGARRQVKPASVLLRSKGADKPGYLSTWPAHVSSQIVLQKDPLSGVNRHHGCSDEFGGPVPKPRFLEQLECYLKRELTALDPLSPKLQERKLQVYREVFDYFIEDFKTYKPLLCAVKNEYDITLAYLQEQIRELEPLRSQLVLLSERCDKKVLGLREKERAEIRILKQERQHLQQVIESMREEQRALQTQVYRLKEELAVQYLQYRDEHDARKLLIANISSVSYNPEEDPDMAHDGDEVQPEDPVTVKLALKVCREDLTKAQVELNRLHAEYGDVVPRRDWENLDRMYKENLLKLETSQTDFDQMKSEYDALLDVHRQVSLQKDSLQKELEVFQEASTPRPHWEQCADVLGSRERWSEIFEGQSSKKRLEILLEELNSMGLQQKEFFSGMGTSSDVPIYLRYEGQLRNLRLRKADVVRIIKDIWREKASEDEKLDDRSDLKEFLHQYMERQHGGQAGEWVYSLLDSIKCNLKDDFISLFYDILTNKVHESLYHGQTQLLSNLLKVLIQSDSTESGLLTAAEFREALRTAFPLKGDQDIEELVVAAQSELETSEGSIAYQRLYTEDTDGNHGQFLGLVKRQATAERHHYINQLRTQLEGKEVVSVEETMSAFKTIDPTLDSESLYWNLRIAFHTKDLTLHTALLSTEVAIQRLSVANVSRAGPMPQPE
- the tsnaxip1 gene encoding translin-associated factor X-interacting protein 1 isoform X1, whose amino-acid sequence is MSTMKGARLPPLSAPGRTSSGKGARRQVKPASVLLRSKGADKPGYLSTWPAHVSSQIVLQKDPLSGVNRHHGCSDEFGGPVPKPRFLEQLECYLKRELTALDPLSPKLQERKLQVYREVFDYFIEDFKTYKPLLCAVKNEYDITLAYLQEQIRELEPLRSQLVLLSERCDKKVLGLREKERAEIRILKQERQHLQQVIESMREEQRALQTQVYRLKEELAVQYLQYRDEHDARKLLIANISSVSYNPEEDPDMAHDGDEVQPEDPVTVKLALKVCREDLTKAQVELNRLHAEYGDVVPRRDWENLDRMYKENLLKLETSQTDFDQMKSEYDALLDVHRQVSLQKDSLQKELEVFQEASTPRPHWEQCADVLGSRERWSEIFEGQSSKKRLEILLEELNSMGLQQKEFFSGMGTSSDVPIYLRYEGQLRNLRLRKADVVRIIKDIWREKASEDEKLDDRSDLKEFLHQYMERQHGGQAGEWVYSLLDSIKCNLKDDFISLFYDILTNKVHESLYHGQTQLLSNLLKVLIQSDSTESGLLTAAEFREALRTAFPLKGDQDIEELVVAAQSELETSEGSIAYQRLYTEDTDGNHGQFLGLVKRQATAERHHYINQLRTQLEGKEVVSVEETMSAFKTIDPTLDSESLYWNLRIAFHTKDLTLHTALLSTEVAIQRLSVANVSRAGPMPQPE